One genomic window of Candidatus Nitrospira inopinata includes the following:
- a CDS encoding sirohydrochlorin chelatase has translation MRTGMQGVVLVGHGGIPKDCPQDLVTRLKRLEAQRRAAHQPPSREEIELDTTIRRWPRTAETDPYLFGLQAVAARLQSRLNGALFGIAFNEFCAPTLEESVRALIDRGATDVIVTTTMFTPGGSHSEIEIPEILAQLRPLYPHVTIRYAWPFDLDLVASTLTEQIRRFSVFSQQQNA, from the coding sequence ATGAGAACGGGCATGCAAGGAGTGGTGTTGGTCGGACACGGAGGGATTCCCAAAGACTGTCCGCAAGATCTGGTGACGAGACTGAAACGGTTGGAAGCCCAGCGTCGGGCCGCCCACCAACCGCCGTCGCGGGAAGAAATCGAGCTGGATACGACGATCCGGCGTTGGCCGAGGACGGCGGAGACCGATCCCTATCTCTTCGGGCTTCAAGCGGTGGCCGCCCGCCTGCAATCCCGACTGAACGGCGCGTTGTTCGGCATCGCCTTCAATGAATTCTGCGCGCCGACGCTCGAAGAATCGGTCCGCGCCTTGATCGACCGAGGCGCCACCGACGTCATCGTGACGACGACCATGTTCACGCCCGGCGGATCCCACTCCGAGATCGAGATCCCGGAGATCCTGGCCCAGCTTCGTCCCCTTTATCCCCACGTCACGATTCGGTACGCCTGGCCCTTCGATTTGGACCTGGTGGCCTCGACGCTGACCGAGCAGATTCGGCGGTTCAGCGTCTTTTCCCAACAACAGAACGCATGA
- a CDS encoding TIGR01777 family oxidoreductase, which produces MNVIVAGGTGFIGRALCASLVQGGHRVTVLARTKGTPQGAQANPTVVEWDGMREGAWERCFDGADAVINLAGAPIAESRWTEARKRRITDSRILTTRLLVQAISRQSSRPSILINASGIGYYGAGDDRILDERSPSGKGFLADLCLQWEAEASLAGQFGTRVVLLRTGMVLERDGGALPRMVLPFKLFMGGPILPGSQWVSWIHRQDHIGLIRWAMETPHVSGPLNAVAPEPETMRRFCAVLGRVLGRPSWLPVPRAALHLVLGELGSLLTTGQRVRPAKALAGGYVFRYPSLEPALRAIFSRE; this is translated from the coding sequence ATGAACGTCATTGTGGCCGGAGGGACGGGATTCATCGGCCGAGCCTTGTGCGCCTCCTTGGTTCAAGGCGGCCATCGCGTGACCGTGCTCGCCAGAACGAAAGGAACGCCGCAAGGGGCGCAGGCCAATCCAACAGTGGTCGAGTGGGACGGCATGCGGGAGGGAGCCTGGGAACGGTGTTTTGACGGGGCCGATGCCGTCATCAACCTGGCTGGAGCACCCATTGCCGAATCGCGCTGGACGGAGGCGAGAAAGCGCCGGATCACCGATAGCCGAATCCTCACGACGCGCCTCCTGGTCCAGGCCATCTCCCGTCAATCATCGCGCCCGTCGATCCTCATCAATGCCTCGGGGATCGGCTACTATGGAGCCGGCGATGACCGAATCCTGGATGAACGTTCGCCTTCCGGAAAAGGCTTCCTCGCGGACCTCTGCCTGCAATGGGAAGCGGAAGCATCGCTCGCCGGGCAATTCGGAACGCGCGTGGTGCTGCTCCGAACCGGCATGGTGCTGGAACGGGACGGCGGGGCGTTGCCGCGCATGGTGCTCCCGTTCAAACTTTTTATGGGAGGACCGATCTTGCCGGGAAGTCAGTGGGTCTCCTGGATTCATCGACAGGATCATATCGGGCTGATCCGCTGGGCGATGGAGACGCCCCACGTCTCCGGCCCCCTCAACGCCGTCGCGCCGGAGCCGGAAACCATGAGGCGATTCTGCGCCGTTCTCGGACGGGTCCTCGGCCGTCCGTCATGGCTTCCCGTTCCCCGCGCGGCATTGCATCTCGTGTTGGGAGAGTTGGGATCGCTTTTAACGACCGGGCAGCGTGTTCGTCCGGCCAAGGCGCTCGCCGGGGGCTACGTGTTTCGCTATCCCTCGTTGGAGCCGGCCCTGCGAGCGATTTTCTCAAGGGAATGA
- a CDS encoding NADH-quinone oxidoreductase subunit N — protein sequence MTFDLTISVADLLLLLPEIFLTCWLCVVLIVDFSCPRLPHTRLAFLSVIGLAATLACLAWFDATHVSGALFGNMFVLDRMAIFFKMFVVGSTALVILASMQYVDRFTLFRGEYYFLVVMSALGMMFMASANDMLSLFVSIEFSTLGFYILVGYLREDLTSNEAGLKFFVLGVFAAGLLAYGISLVYGETGKLVFSEMTPTHTTGAMIGFLLIFAALGFKIGAVPFHAWIPDTYHGAPTPVTAFLSIAPKGAAFAILIRLFFVALASFKPIWVLLLVAVSILSMTYGNIVAIAQRNIKRLLAYSGIAQVGNVLIGLAAGTKMGSDAILFYLLTYLFANIGAFAVVIAVAQAIGSEEIDDYSGLNRRSPFLAFAMLLFLLSLAGVPPLAGFIGKLYIFIAAVNEGLYTLITVGLINIVISMYYYLVVVKKMYINEPTDPSPVSISGPMKAVVYIGLAGTLVIGIYPQPVIEWVVDATLMFSNMVGPSAVVTPPLPPFGG from the coding sequence ATGACCTTCGACCTCACCATATCGGTCGCCGATCTGTTGCTGTTGCTGCCGGAGATTTTCCTGACCTGCTGGCTCTGCGTGGTCTTGATCGTCGATTTTTCCTGCCCGCGCCTGCCCCATACGCGACTCGCCTTCCTCAGCGTGATCGGCTTGGCCGCCACGCTGGCCTGTCTCGCGTGGTTTGACGCGACCCACGTGTCCGGTGCGTTGTTCGGCAACATGTTTGTCTTGGACCGCATGGCCATCTTCTTCAAGATGTTCGTCGTCGGGTCCACGGCGCTCGTCATTCTGGCGTCGATGCAGTACGTCGATCGCTTCACGTTGTTCCGGGGGGAATATTACTTTCTGGTCGTCATGTCGGCGCTGGGCATGATGTTCATGGCGTCGGCGAACGACATGCTGTCGCTCTTCGTCAGCATCGAGTTTTCAACGTTAGGGTTTTATATCCTCGTCGGCTACCTGCGCGAGGATCTCACCTCGAACGAGGCGGGGCTCAAGTTTTTCGTGCTCGGCGTGTTCGCGGCCGGACTTCTTGCCTACGGCATCAGCCTCGTGTACGGCGAAACGGGCAAACTGGTGTTTTCGGAGATGACTCCGACGCACACGACGGGCGCCATGATCGGTTTTTTGCTCATTTTCGCCGCGCTGGGATTCAAAATCGGAGCGGTGCCGTTTCATGCGTGGATCCCGGACACCTATCACGGCGCGCCGACGCCGGTGACGGCGTTCCTGTCGATCGCTCCGAAAGGCGCCGCGTTCGCCATCCTGATCCGGCTGTTCTTCGTCGCGCTGGCGTCCTTCAAGCCCATATGGGTGTTGCTGTTGGTGGCGGTGTCCATCTTGTCGATGACGTACGGAAACATCGTGGCCATCGCTCAGCGGAACATCAAGCGCCTGTTGGCCTATTCGGGAATCGCGCAGGTCGGAAACGTGCTCATCGGCCTGGCGGCCGGAACGAAAATGGGGAGCGACGCCATTTTGTTTTATCTCCTCACCTATCTGTTTGCCAATATCGGCGCGTTCGCCGTCGTGATCGCGGTCGCGCAGGCCATCGGCAGCGAGGAGATCGACGACTACAGCGGCTTGAACCGACGGTCGCCGTTCCTGGCCTTCGCGATGCTGCTGTTTTTGCTTTCGCTGGCCGGAGTTCCGCCGCTCGCCGGGTTCATCGGCAAGCTGTACATTTTCATCGCCGCCGTGAATGAAGGCCTGTATACGCTGATCACGGTCGGGCTGATCAACATCGTGATCTCGATGTACTATTATTTGGTCGTCGTGAAGAAGATGTACATCAATGAACCGACCGATCCCTCGCCGGTCAGTATTTCCGGTCCCATGAAGGCCGTGGTCTATATCGGCTTGGCGGGCACATTGGTGATCGGCATTTATCCCCAGCCGGTCATCGAGTGGGTCGTCGACGCCACCCTGATGTTTTCCAACATGGTTGGTCCCTCTGCCGTCGTCACCCCGCCTCTTCCTCCGTTCGGCGGATAG
- a CDS encoding response regulator yields the protein MTIPLRLLILEDNQTDADLVVALLAEGGIVCAARRVESRDAFVAALREGRVDMILADYSLPGFNGETALDLARHLAPDIPFLFVSATIGEDLAIDMMHRGATDYILKQRLGRLVPSVQRALREAYDRAERRKAEEALRQSELQLRQSQKMEAVGRLAGGLAHDFNNLLTVIMGQCQVLLGDLKAGDPLRSKVEEIHGAGERAAVLIRQLLAFSRKQPSEPKVLDLNGIVGNIETMLRRLIGEDVDLIVKSSSDPLRIKADLSQIEQIVMNLVINARDAMPQGGTLTLETGKADLRRVPMYSLRPLTPGAYVKLSVSDTGCGMSEHVQAHMFEPFFTTKGEGKGTGLGLSTVFGIVAQSGGGIDVTSAIGKGTRFDVYLPSAAGEMEEEASRSSSHQSVEGHEMILLAEDDSGVRELIHDLLKKLGYRVCAVRNGLEACLIGTQQIGGIDLLLTDVVMPGMSGIELAGHLRVIKPDLKLLFISGYPDDAGIGANDQASAYVQKPFTPETLARTIRELLDGKAGGSANALLRES from the coding sequence GTGACGATTCCGCTTCGACTCCTCATCCTTGAAGACAACCAGACCGATGCCGATCTTGTCGTCGCCCTTCTGGCCGAGGGGGGAATCGTCTGCGCGGCGCGGCGCGTCGAAAGCCGCGACGCATTTGTGGCCGCCCTTCGGGAAGGCCGGGTCGATATGATTTTGGCCGACTATTCTCTGCCCGGTTTTAACGGAGAAACGGCCCTTGATCTGGCCAGGCACCTGGCGCCGGATATCCCCTTCCTGTTCGTCTCCGCGACCATCGGCGAGGACCTCGCCATCGACATGATGCACCGGGGCGCCACGGACTATATTTTGAAGCAGCGGCTGGGCCGTCTCGTCCCGTCCGTTCAGCGCGCGCTGCGCGAGGCCTATGACCGAGCGGAGCGGAGGAAGGCCGAAGAGGCTCTGCGCCAGAGCGAACTGCAACTGCGGCAGTCGCAGAAAATGGAGGCGGTGGGACGGCTCGCCGGCGGATTGGCCCACGATTTCAACAATCTGCTCACCGTCATCATGGGGCAATGCCAGGTCTTGCTCGGTGACCTGAAGGCGGGTGATCCCTTGCGAAGCAAAGTAGAAGAAATCCATGGAGCCGGCGAACGGGCGGCCGTTCTCATTCGACAATTGTTGGCGTTCAGCAGAAAGCAGCCGTCCGAACCCAAGGTGCTCGACCTGAACGGTATTGTGGGCAACATCGAAACCATGCTGAGACGATTGATCGGAGAGGACGTCGATCTGATCGTGAAATCGAGCTCCGATCCGCTTCGTATCAAGGCCGATCTTTCACAGATTGAGCAAATTGTGATGAATCTCGTCATCAACGCACGAGACGCCATGCCGCAAGGCGGAACGTTGACGCTTGAAACCGGCAAAGCCGATCTCCGTCGCGTGCCGATGTATTCTTTGAGGCCGTTGACGCCGGGCGCCTACGTGAAGCTGTCCGTGTCGGATACCGGCTGCGGGATGTCCGAGCACGTCCAGGCGCACATGTTCGAGCCGTTTTTTACGACCAAAGGAGAAGGCAAGGGCACGGGGCTGGGGCTCTCGACGGTGTTCGGCATCGTGGCGCAAAGCGGCGGAGGAATCGACGTGACGAGCGCGATCGGGAAAGGCACGCGGTTCGACGTCTATCTTCCGAGCGCCGCCGGTGAGATGGAAGAGGAGGCGAGCCGATCGTCGTCTCATCAGTCCGTCGAAGGGCATGAGATGATCTTGTTGGCGGAGGACGACAGCGGCGTCCGCGAGTTGATCCATGATTTGCTGAAGAAATTGGGGTATCGGGTATGCGCGGTCAGAAACGGTCTGGAAGCCTGTCTTATCGGGACTCAGCAAATCGGCGGGATCGATCTCCTGCTGACCGACGTCGTGATGCCGGGGATGAGCGGGATTGAATTGGCCGGACATCTTCGCGTCATCAAGCCGGATTTAAAACTCCTGTTTATATCGGGCTATCCCGACGATGCGGGCATCGGCGCGAACGATCAGGCGAGCGCCTACGTACAGAAGCCGTTCACGCCGGAAACGTTGGCGCGGACGATCCGCGAGCTGCTCGACGGGAAAGCCGGTGGATCGGCGAACGCCCTTCTTCGGGAATCATGA
- a CDS encoding cryptochrome/photolyase family protein: MRGIVWFRRDLRLADQPALSAACAECDEVIPFFVFDDPLLRSREFGAACVNFMLGSLSELAASLADRGLAFEWRRGEPVEEVARAARDWKADVVYWNRDYEPRAQVRDQQVRRQLERMGVLVRTFKDHVVFEAHEIRSSTGEPLQRYSAYRARWWAHWRAAKPTALSVPTSLTASKRAAVPPSGPLPSAEELGYASLSPWIAPGERRAWERLRRFCNGPLHRYGAGRNVPGIDGSSRLSPHFRFGTISSRAAVQAALKTMAKGRGEVSRPDVLIWIDELIWREFFQQVLAEFPHVVSGPFRHAAVPPTRQPGPERDRLFQAWCEGKTGYPIVDAGMRQLTQTGWMHNRVRMIVASFLIKDLRIDWQSGERYFMAHLLDADVAANNGNWQWCASTGTDAMRGYRIFNPTLQSKKFDPEGLYIRRYVPELASTPTAKIHEPHLMTLGEQEDARCRIGIDYPAPIVDHRLAREEYLALGRREKVT, from the coding sequence ATGCGTGGTATCGTTTGGTTTCGAAGGGACCTTCGCTTGGCCGATCAGCCGGCCCTGAGCGCGGCCTGCGCGGAATGCGACGAAGTGATCCCTTTCTTCGTGTTTGATGATCCGCTGCTTCGGTCGCGCGAGTTCGGAGCGGCCTGCGTGAACTTCATGCTCGGGTCGCTGAGCGAGTTGGCCGCCTCGCTGGCTGATCGAGGTCTCGCGTTCGAGTGGCGGCGCGGCGAACCGGTGGAGGAGGTGGCGCGGGCCGCGCGCGACTGGAAGGCCGACGTCGTCTATTGGAATCGCGATTACGAGCCGCGGGCGCAGGTTCGCGACCAGCAGGTCCGGCGGCAACTGGAGCGGATGGGCGTGCTCGTTCGAACGTTCAAAGATCACGTCGTGTTCGAGGCCCACGAAATCAGGAGCTCGACCGGAGAACCGCTGCAACGATACAGCGCCTATCGGGCACGTTGGTGGGCCCACTGGCGCGCCGCCAAGCCGACGGCGCTTTCCGTTCCGACTTCTCTGACCGCCTCGAAGCGGGCGGCGGTTCCGCCGTCCGGCCCGCTGCCATCCGCGGAAGAGTTGGGCTATGCGTCTCTCTCCCCTTGGATCGCACCGGGCGAACGCAGGGCCTGGGAACGGCTGCGTCGGTTCTGCAACGGCCCTCTGCATCGCTACGGCGCCGGCCGTAACGTTCCTGGAATCGACGGAAGCTCCCGACTTTCCCCCCACTTTCGTTTCGGTACGATCTCCTCCCGCGCCGCCGTTCAAGCGGCGCTCAAGACGATGGCCAAAGGTCGGGGAGAGGTTTCCCGTCCCGACGTACTCATCTGGATCGATGAGCTGATCTGGCGGGAGTTCTTTCAGCAAGTGCTGGCCGAGTTCCCCCATGTGGTCTCCGGCCCGTTCCGTCACGCCGCCGTCCCGCCGACACGGCAGCCGGGGCCGGAACGAGACCGGTTGTTTCAGGCCTGGTGCGAGGGAAAGACCGGCTATCCGATCGTGGATGCCGGCATGAGGCAATTGACGCAAACCGGTTGGATGCACAACCGCGTTCGCATGATCGTGGCCTCGTTTTTGATCAAAGACCTACGCATTGACTGGCAGAGCGGCGAGCGGTATTTCATGGCGCACCTGCTCGACGCCGACGTGGCCGCGAACAACGGCAATTGGCAATGGTGCGCCTCGACGGGAACGGACGCCATGAGGGGCTATCGCATTTTCAACCCGACGTTGCAGAGCAAGAAATTCGATCCGGAAGGGCTTTACATCCGGCGCTATGTGCCGGAACTGGCCTCGACGCCGACGGCCAAGATTCACGAACCCCACCTGATGACCCTCGGCGAACAGGAGGACGCCCGATGCCGGATCGGAATCGATTATCCCGCGCCGATCGTGGATCATCGTCTGGCGCGCGAAGAGTATCTTGCTCTCGGCAGACGGGAGAAGGTCACATGA
- a CDS encoding YbgA family protein, with translation MTALPLRLGISRCLLGDPVRYDGGHKKDPFLTEVLGPYVEWVPVCPEVEAGLGTPREAMRLVGRSHQTQQVRLVTITSGIDHTRALMAATAKRMEELASLDLCGYVFKKNSPSCGIERVRIFNEHGMPSRNGVGLFAQAFMTKFPLIPVEEEGRLCDPAIRENFIEQVFCYQRFRQLIRAGVTRQAMVRFHTIHKYLLLAHSPQDYEKLGRLVAQAHRYGPKELAVKYGSLFMKALAVKATVRKHVNVLHHIAGHFKDRLRAAEKSELLSVIGDYRLGLTPLIVPLTLIKHYVQIFDVEYVRDQIYLNPHPKELMLRNHV, from the coding sequence ATGACGGCCCTTCCGCTTCGTCTGGGAATCAGCCGGTGTCTGCTCGGGGACCCCGTTCGTTACGACGGAGGGCACAAAAAAGATCCTTTCTTGACGGAAGTCCTGGGTCCCTACGTCGAGTGGGTGCCGGTCTGCCCGGAGGTGGAGGCGGGTTTGGGCACTCCCCGTGAAGCGATGCGGCTGGTCGGACGATCGCATCAAACCCAGCAGGTTCGTCTCGTGACCATCACGAGCGGGATCGACCACACAAGGGCGTTGATGGCGGCGACCGCCAAACGGATGGAAGAACTGGCGAGCCTGGATCTGTGCGGTTACGTCTTTAAGAAGAATTCGCCCAGTTGCGGGATCGAGCGGGTTCGCATCTTCAACGAACACGGCATGCCCAGCCGAAACGGCGTGGGGCTCTTCGCCCAGGCGTTTATGACGAAGTTTCCGCTGATTCCCGTGGAAGAGGAAGGACGCCTCTGCGATCCCGCCATCAGGGAGAACTTCATCGAGCAAGTGTTCTGTTATCAACGTTTCCGGCAATTGATCCGCGCCGGCGTCACGCGGCAGGCGATGGTGCGGTTCCATACCATTCACAAATATCTCCTGCTCGCCCACAGCCCGCAGGACTATGAGAAGCTCGGCCGGCTGGTCGCCCAAGCCCATCGATACGGGCCGAAAGAACTGGCCGTGAAATATGGATCGCTCTTCATGAAGGCCCTCGCCGTCAAAGCCACGGTCCGCAAACACGTGAACGTACTGCACCATATCGCGGGGCACTTCAAGGACCGACTCCGCGCCGCGGAGAAATCGGAATTGTTGAGCGTCATCGGCGACTATCGACTCGGTCTCACGCCGTTGATCGTGCCCCTGACGTTGATCAAGCACTACGTGCAGATCTTCGACGTCGAGTACGTGCGCGACCAGATTTATCTCAACCCCCATCCCAAGGAACTGATGCTGCGCAACCACGTCTAG
- a CDS encoding rhodanese-like domain-containing protein translates to MKRAVVNLLGCVLAVVFVIGDFAYGYHSYLLTVQQLHSSLSKGLSKEEKGFILVDVRTPEEHRAGMIPGTDLNIDFREIKARHREIGAQLDDHVVVYCQSGRRSNIAAETLADLGYRHVYNVEGSMNAWVESGFPVERPKR, encoded by the coding sequence ATGAAACGTGCTGTTGTGAACCTGCTGGGCTGTGTGCTGGCGGTCGTATTTGTGATCGGCGACTTCGCGTATGGATATCATTCCTATCTCCTCACCGTCCAACAGCTCCATTCCTCCCTCTCCAAGGGGCTTTCCAAAGAAGAGAAGGGGTTTATCCTGGTGGACGTCCGGACGCCCGAGGAACATCGGGCGGGAATGATCCCGGGCACCGATCTGAATATCGACTTTCGCGAGATCAAGGCTCGTCATCGTGAAATCGGGGCTCAACTCGACGATCATGTGGTGGTGTACTGCCAGTCAGGGCGACGAAGCAACATCGCCGCGGAAACGCTCGCCGACTTGGGCTATCGTCACGTGTATAACGTCGAAGGCAGCATGAACGCCTGGGTCGAGTCCGGTTTCCCTGTCGAGCGTCCCAAACGATAG
- the pyrE gene encoding orotate phosphoribosyltransferase: protein MTTIRDQLVRAFHDTYSFKWDPDKGFRLASGLTSPFYIDCRSLMAHPHARRLVAQMSYDILKSVEFDCLGGLEIGAIAIATSISDYALSAHSPREWRTFVVRKQAKDHGLGKLIEGAVRPGDRAVIVDDVLTSGGSLLKAVAAARDAGLTVTHALVIVDRNEQEGKRNVEQEGLTLLSLLNVRDLTDRPGPPSAR, encoded by the coding sequence ATGACAACGATTCGTGACCAATTGGTCCGCGCCTTCCACGACACCTACTCGTTCAAATGGGACCCCGACAAAGGTTTCAGACTCGCCTCGGGACTGACGAGTCCCTTTTACATCGATTGCCGTTCTCTCATGGCCCATCCCCATGCTCGGCGATTGGTGGCTCAGATGAGTTACGACATCCTGAAGTCCGTCGAATTCGATTGTCTGGGTGGTCTCGAGATCGGGGCGATCGCTATCGCCACCTCCATTTCGGACTATGCGTTGTCCGCCCACTCTCCGAGAGAGTGGCGGACGTTCGTTGTGCGGAAACAGGCCAAAGACCATGGTCTGGGGAAGTTGATCGAAGGGGCCGTTCGCCCCGGAGACCGCGCGGTCATCGTCGATGACGTGCTAACCAGCGGCGGATCATTGTTGAAGGCCGTCGCCGCGGCGAGGGACGCGGGCCTGACCGTCACGCACGCGCTGGTGATTGTGGATCGGAACGAACAGGAAGGGAAACGCAACGTCGAACAGGAGGGATTGACGCTGCTCAGTTTGTTGAACGTCCGCGACTTGACGGATCGACCAGGCCCTCCGTCGGCGCGTTAG
- a CDS encoding phosphodiester glycosidase family protein, which yields MLAVLTLAPLPVAATNIQWEPLTDGLAVSVWTPGSSCPAVPDLLAIDVDPDRARFSIHYYADEKLTQPIPIDQWQRLTGHPVLFNAGLFRENFSYLGLLYKDGRALGSRRHGTWQGLFAAEPVHKGLRKARVLDLAMESFDEDRPPYREAAQSLMLLDSRRMIRVRRSGKEAYQTIVAETEAGHIVIMKSREVTSLYDLAQCLRDATPWVRQAMAMDGGSSSDVLVVESLWRDDRRTAGRVSWRALFGGKTSAHISLPTVIGVSPR from the coding sequence GTGCTGGCGGTGCTGACCCTGGCGCCGCTTCCCGTGGCCGCGACGAACATTCAGTGGGAACCGCTGACGGACGGGCTGGCGGTCTCGGTATGGACGCCCGGCTCTTCCTGTCCTGCCGTGCCGGATTTGCTGGCGATCGATGTCGATCCCGATCGGGCCAGATTCTCCATTCATTACTACGCTGATGAGAAGCTCACACAGCCGATTCCCATCGATCAATGGCAAAGACTGACGGGACATCCGGTGTTGTTTAACGCGGGACTGTTTCGTGAAAATTTTTCATATCTCGGGTTACTGTACAAGGACGGGAGGGCTTTGGGGAGTCGCAGACATGGAACCTGGCAGGGATTGTTCGCGGCCGAACCTGTTCACAAAGGGCTCAGAAAGGCGAGGGTCCTGGATCTGGCCATGGAGAGTTTTGATGAGGATCGGCCTCCGTACCGAGAAGCCGCCCAGTCGTTGATGTTGCTCGACAGTCGGCGGATGATTCGCGTGCGTCGGTCAGGGAAAGAGGCCTATCAAACCATTGTGGCCGAAACGGAAGCGGGGCACATCGTCATCATGAAAAGTCGGGAGGTCACCAGCCTCTACGATCTCGCGCAATGTCTGCGCGACGCCACGCCGTGGGTTCGCCAAGCCATGGCGATGGACGGGGGGTCGTCGTCGGATGTGTTGGTCGTGGAGTCGCTCTGGCGGGACGATCGCAGAACCGCCGGTCGCGTTTCGTGGAGGGCGTTGTTCGGCGGCAAGACGAGCGCCCATATCTCCTTGCCGACCGTGATCGGAGTCAGCCCGCGATGA
- a CDS encoding sensor histidine kinase produces the protein MESLKNEEPRVSHAETDGADPGVAEPEPDAPDSLRRTKISWFRWLTIERRILFGFSLVFIGILLICAISYRNTRVLLDNSGRDTRSYELIQVLRDVDVATDEAEKHLRRYLVTGEPIYLGNYREVVKQKTTLVTYLKDLVRGSVDQEERVERLNQVMERQFAAQAAAIAKLAEGGIKAVKKAALDGPAKQEIAEIHRIVAAMDQHEREALRLRVMQSAAETRKTIALLAAGALLQLVLLAAVYYLIRHDITERRRVAAELKRHSALLEAANKELESFSYSVSHDLRAPLRHIDGYAALLRKAMADSMSEKAARYLDTISASAKQMGQLIDDLLVFSRMGRQDMFRTTVDLARLVSTVRDDLRLDLHGRKISWTIGTLPSVPGDPAMLRQVFMNLIANAVKFTGTRPTAEIAIGVDRQTPTEVVIFVRDNGVGFDMRYASKLFGVFQRLHRADEFEGTGIGLANVRRIVHRHGGRAWAEGAPDQGATFYVALPTEGNAR, from the coding sequence ATGGAATCGTTGAAGAATGAAGAGCCTCGCGTTTCCCACGCGGAAACCGACGGAGCCGATCCCGGTGTGGCCGAGCCAGAGCCGGATGCTCCGGATTCTTTGAGGCGAACCAAGATTTCATGGTTTCGATGGCTGACCATCGAGCGGCGAATCTTGTTCGGATTCAGCCTCGTCTTTATCGGCATTCTTCTCATTTGCGCGATCTCCTACAGGAATACCCGAGTGCTGCTCGACAACAGCGGCCGCGACACCAGAAGCTATGAATTGATTCAGGTGTTGCGCGACGTTGACGTTGCGACGGACGAAGCGGAAAAGCATCTCCGCCGGTATCTTGTCACGGGCGAGCCGATCTATCTCGGCAACTATCGGGAGGTCGTGAAACAAAAGACGACTCTCGTCACGTACCTTAAAGATCTCGTCAGGGGATCGGTGGATCAGGAAGAACGTGTCGAGCGGCTGAACCAGGTCATGGAGCGACAGTTTGCGGCGCAAGCCGCGGCCATCGCCAAATTGGCCGAGGGAGGGATCAAGGCCGTCAAAAAGGCGGCGCTCGACGGCCCGGCGAAGCAGGAAATCGCGGAGATTCACCGGATCGTCGCGGCGATGGACCAGCACGAGCGGGAAGCCTTGCGCCTGCGGGTGATGCAATCGGCGGCCGAAACCAGGAAGACCATCGCGTTGCTCGCCGCCGGCGCCTTGCTCCAACTGGTTCTCCTGGCCGCCGTGTATTATCTCATCCGGCATGACATCACGGAGCGCCGGCGCGTGGCGGCCGAGCTCAAACGGCACAGCGCGCTGCTGGAGGCCGCGAACAAAGAACTCGAATCGTTCAGCTATTCGGTCTCGCACGATCTCAGGGCGCCGCTGCGGCACATCGACGGCTACGCGGCTCTCTTGCGCAAGGCGATGGCCGATTCGATGAGCGAGAAGGCCGCAAGATACTTGGACACGATTTCCGCGTCCGCGAAACAGATGGGTCAGTTGATCGACGACCTCCTGGTGTTTTCCAGGATGGGACGTCAGGACATGTTTCGGACGACCGTCGATCTTGCTCGACTGGTGTCGACGGTCCGTGACGACTTACGCCTTGACTTGCACGGGAGAAAGATATCCTGGACAATCGGGACGTTGCCCAGCGTGCCGGGCGATCCGGCCATGCTCCGGCAGGTGTTCATGAATTTGATCGCAAACGCCGTGAAGTTCACGGGCACCAGACCGACGGCGGAGATCGCGATCGGCGTCGACCGGCAGACGCCGACGGAGGTCGTGATCTTCGTGCGCGACAACGGCGTGGGGTTCGACATGCGGTATGCGTCGAAGCTGTTCGGGGTCTTTCAGCGGCTCCATCGGGCCGACGAATTCGAAGGGACCGGGATCGGACTTGCCAACGTGCGCCGAATCGTGCATCGTCACGGGGGGCGGGCATGGGCCGAGGGAGCGCCGGATCAAGGGGCGACGTTTTATGTGGCGCTTCCGACGGAGGGGAACGCTCGATGA
- a CDS encoding response regulator: protein MNPAKPILLAEDNPLDAELALAAMEEHHISDKVVVCRDGAEALDYLYCRGAFTSRHRGNPVVVFLDLKMPKVDGLEVLRTMKSDESLRSIPVVMLTSSREERDLRESYALGANAYVVKPVEFGQFVSAVKELSLFWGIINEPPPDSSTLKT, encoded by the coding sequence ATGAATCCTGCAAAACCAATCCTCTTGGCGGAGGACAATCCACTGGACGCGGAACTGGCCTTGGCCGCGATGGAGGAGCATCACATCTCCGACAAAGTGGTCGTGTGCCGCGACGGCGCGGAGGCGCTCGATTATTTGTATTGCCGGGGCGCGTTCACGTCGCGCCATAGAGGGAACCCGGTCGTGGTGTTTCTTGATCTCAAGATGCCGAAAGTCGACGGGCTGGAAGTCTTGCGGACGATGAAGTCGGACGAGAGTCTGCGGTCCATTCCGGTGGTCATGCTGACGTCGTCGCGCGAGGAGCGGGACCTGCGGGAAAGTTATGCGCTGGGGGCCAACGCCTACGTCGTCAAGCCGGTCGAGTTCGGCCAATTCGTTTCCGCCGTCAAAGAACTGAGCCTGTTTTGGGGCATCATCAACGAGCCCCCTCCGGACTCATCGACACTCAAGACGTAG